A stretch of the Acyrthosiphon pisum isolate AL4f chromosome A2, pea_aphid_22Mar2018_4r6ur, whole genome shotgun sequence genome encodes the following:
- the LOC100167932 gene encoding uncharacterized protein LOC100167932 isoform X2 produces MNTVQIKVQVLRRKVAMQKEGKPRFLKHHSNSVRGVAFSPRDRYLFCSGAYDGKVNLYSSLRMELLMSYSITTMAVAKNVNAVRFTSDGSRILACTTSRRLSVVDVERGEQLLAYDNCAASGRDRTGLATDPTSPNIAVSVAVNGKGLTLLDLRMPLPLDYVYDLHSSTIRDIVFLESSWPWATSNGLLSTIVTAGSDGCCKVCTMDGRILHTFYSGRHLNTVCPTPEPFQGFLSNGFYSVIMSGGDKITSYVPNLGIQESFCENRDKPIWKVRYTSNGSFLYSVCEGGVVRKYRRYPDRHEYLGEVYTHKGDIQDLDISPYDEYLITASKDRTVGVLRLGAPSHGWTDYGELT; encoded by the exons ATGAA TACAGTACAGATTAAAGTTCAAGTTTTGAGACGAAAAGTTGCGATGCAGAAGGAGGGCAAACCCAGGTTTCTGAAACACCATAGCAACAGTGTCCGGGGAGTAGCGTTTAGTCCTCGA gaCCGTTATCTATTCTGCTCTGGTGCTTACGATGGTAAGGTTAATCTCTATTCCTCGTTACGTATGGAATTACTTATGTCATATTCTATTACCACAATGGCTGTTGCGAAAAATGTAAATGCAGTTAGATTCACATCTGATGGTTCCAgg ATTTTAGCGTGTACAACATCTCGGAGGCTTTCAGTTGTTGATGTTGAACGAGGAGAACAACTATTAGCTTATGATAATTGTGCAGCAAGTGGGAGAGATAGAACTGGTTTAGCTACTGATCCTACATCACCTAACATTGCGGTATCTGTAGCGGTAAATGGCAAAGGTCTTACGTTATTAGATCTTCGAATGCCTTTACCTCTAGATTATGTGTATGAT ctacATTCTAGTACTATTCGTGATATAGTTTTTCTAGAATCATCATGGCCCTGGGCAACTAGTAACGGACTTCTCAGTACTATTGTCACTGCAGGTTCAGATGGTTGCTGTAAAGTGTGTACAATGGATGGGCGAATATTGCACACATTTTATTCCGGGCGTCATCTGAACACGGTTTGTCCAACACCAGAACCGTTTCAAGGATTTTTGTCCAATGGATTTTATA GTGTAATTATGAGCGGAGGCGATAAAATTACGTCATATGTCCCTAATTTGGGTATTCAAGAGAGCTTCTGCGAAAACCGTGATAAACCGATTTGGAAGGTCAGATACACATCAAATGGTAGCTTTCTATATTCTGTATGTGAAGGCGGCGTTGTTAGAAAATACCGAAGATATCCAGATAGACATGAGTACCTCGGAGAAGTATATACCCATAAAGGAGATATACAAGACTTGGATATATCTCCTTATGATGAAT ACCTTATTACAGCATCCAAGGACCGAACAGTGGGAGTACTACGTCTGGGAGCTCCTAGTCATGGGTGGACAGACTATGGCGAACTAACGTGA
- the LOC100167932 gene encoding uncharacterized protein LOC100167932 isoform X1, with the protein MNSTVQIKVQVLRRKVAMQKEGKPRFLKHHSNSVRGVAFSPRDRYLFCSGAYDGKVNLYSSLRMELLMSYSITTMAVAKNVNAVRFTSDGSRILACTTSRRLSVVDVERGEQLLAYDNCAASGRDRTGLATDPTSPNIAVSVAVNGKGLTLLDLRMPLPLDYVYDLHSSTIRDIVFLESSWPWATSNGLLSTIVTAGSDGCCKVCTMDGRILHTFYSGRHLNTVCPTPEPFQGFLSNGFYSVIMSGGDKITSYVPNLGIQESFCENRDKPIWKVRYTSNGSFLYSVCEGGVVRKYRRYPDRHEYLGEVYTHKGDIQDLDISPYDEYLITASKDRTVGVLRLGAPSHGWTDYGELT; encoded by the exons ATGAA TAGTACAGTACAGATTAAAGTTCAAGTTTTGAGACGAAAAGTTGCGATGCAGAAGGAGGGCAAACCCAGGTTTCTGAAACACCATAGCAACAGTGTCCGGGGAGTAGCGTTTAGTCCTCGA gaCCGTTATCTATTCTGCTCTGGTGCTTACGATGGTAAGGTTAATCTCTATTCCTCGTTACGTATGGAATTACTTATGTCATATTCTATTACCACAATGGCTGTTGCGAAAAATGTAAATGCAGTTAGATTCACATCTGATGGTTCCAgg ATTTTAGCGTGTACAACATCTCGGAGGCTTTCAGTTGTTGATGTTGAACGAGGAGAACAACTATTAGCTTATGATAATTGTGCAGCAAGTGGGAGAGATAGAACTGGTTTAGCTACTGATCCTACATCACCTAACATTGCGGTATCTGTAGCGGTAAATGGCAAAGGTCTTACGTTATTAGATCTTCGAATGCCTTTACCTCTAGATTATGTGTATGAT ctacATTCTAGTACTATTCGTGATATAGTTTTTCTAGAATCATCATGGCCCTGGGCAACTAGTAACGGACTTCTCAGTACTATTGTCACTGCAGGTTCAGATGGTTGCTGTAAAGTGTGTACAATGGATGGGCGAATATTGCACACATTTTATTCCGGGCGTCATCTGAACACGGTTTGTCCAACACCAGAACCGTTTCAAGGATTTTTGTCCAATGGATTTTATA GTGTAATTATGAGCGGAGGCGATAAAATTACGTCATATGTCCCTAATTTGGGTATTCAAGAGAGCTTCTGCGAAAACCGTGATAAACCGATTTGGAAGGTCAGATACACATCAAATGGTAGCTTTCTATATTCTGTATGTGAAGGCGGCGTTGTTAGAAAATACCGAAGATATCCAGATAGACATGAGTACCTCGGAGAAGTATATACCCATAAAGGAGATATACAAGACTTGGATATATCTCCTTATGATGAAT ACCTTATTACAGCATCCAAGGACCGAACAGTGGGAGTACTACGTCTGGGAGCTCCTAGTCATGGGTGGACAGACTATGGCGAACTAACGTGA